Proteins encoded by one window of Chondromyces crocatus:
- a CDS encoding CAP domain-containing protein: protein MSRLSAAAFLCALFASGCVAGAEPDEELAEDADLDEPTGAVVDELAADEGARRAEQESDALPSYCNDVLTWNSSYTTFENRVLTLVNQRRAAGAVCGGTPYPAATALALNENLRCAARKHSKDMGTNNFMSHTGSNGSSPWTRMKNAGYNYKNAAENIAAGQSTPETVVNGWMASPDHCKNIMNGALRDLGVGYHNASTSTYKHYWTQAFGSR, encoded by the coding sequence ATGAGCAGACTGTCTGCGGCGGCCTTCCTCTGCGCGCTGTTCGCTTCCGGCTGTGTCGCCGGGGCCGAGCCGGACGAAGAACTCGCGGAGGACGCAGACCTCGACGAACCCACCGGCGCCGTGGTCGACGAACTCGCCGCCGACGAGGGGGCACGTCGTGCCGAGCAGGAGAGCGACGCCCTTCCCAGCTACTGCAATGACGTTCTGACCTGGAACTCCAGCTACACCACCTTCGAGAACCGGGTCCTCACCCTGGTGAATCAGAGGCGCGCTGCTGGAGCGGTCTGCGGCGGGACACCGTACCCGGCCGCGACGGCGCTGGCCTTGAACGAGAACCTGCGGTGTGCTGCGCGCAAGCATTCGAAGGACATGGGCACGAACAACTTCATGAGTCACACCGGGTCCAACGGCTCCTCTCCGTGGACGCGCATGAAGAATGCTGGTTACAACTACAAGAATGCCGCGGAGAACATCGCCGCCGGCCAGTCCACCCCCGAGACCGTGGTGAATGGGTGGATGGCGAGCCCCGACCATTGCAAGAACATCATGAATGGCGCCCTCAGGGACCTGGGCGTCGGTTATCACAACGCGAGCACCTCGACCTACAAGCATTACTGGACGCAGGCTTTCGGCTCCCGCTGA
- a CDS encoding fumarylacetoacetate hydrolase family protein, with protein MRIASLQSQHGPFLGVRRGDGYVDANAALPDLPRDLGAVLRAGLLERLTDVEGPLVRDVTYRPLVSDPGKILCLGVNYIDHAKEASLQKPDYPVVFGRFTTSFVGHEVPLVRPRLSTHFDYEAELLVVIGRRGRAIPRERALEHVAGYALLNDGTIRDYQKRTSQWTVGKNFDRTGAMGPDLVTPDELPPGARGLRIRGRLNGETMQEANTTDMVFDVVSAIALLSEAMTLDPGDVIAMGTPGGVGFVREPPVFLKPGDVFEVEVDGVGTLRNSIIDEA; from the coding sequence ATGAGAATCGCTTCCCTCCAGTCCCAGCATGGCCCTTTCCTGGGCGTTCGCCGCGGCGACGGGTATGTCGACGCCAACGCCGCCCTCCCCGATCTCCCTCGCGATCTGGGGGCGGTCCTCCGGGCTGGTCTCCTCGAACGGCTCACGGACGTCGAGGGGCCGCTCGTTCGTGATGTGACGTATCGACCGCTCGTCAGTGACCCCGGCAAGATTCTCTGCCTCGGTGTGAACTACATCGACCATGCGAAAGAAGCGTCCCTCCAGAAGCCGGACTACCCCGTCGTCTTCGGGCGCTTCACGACGAGCTTCGTCGGCCACGAGGTTCCGCTGGTGCGGCCGCGGCTGTCGACGCACTTCGATTACGAGGCCGAGCTGTTGGTCGTCATCGGGCGCCGTGGGCGAGCAATCCCTCGGGAGCGCGCGCTCGAGCACGTCGCTGGCTACGCGCTGCTCAATGATGGCACGATCCGGGATTACCAGAAGCGGACGTCGCAGTGGACGGTCGGGAAGAACTTCGACCGCACCGGCGCGATGGGCCCGGACCTCGTCACCCCCGACGAGCTACCGCCTGGGGCGCGTGGGCTGAGGATCCGCGGCCGGCTGAACGGCGAGACGATGCAGGAAGCGAACACCACCGACATGGTGTTCGACGTGGTCTCGGCGATCGCGCTCCTCTCCGAGGCGATGACGCTCGACCCCGGGGACGTGATCGCCATGGGCACGCCAGGGGGCGTCGGCTTCGTGCGGGAGCCGCCGGTCTTCCTGAAGCCTGGCGATGTGTTCGAGGTCGAGGTGGATGGGGTCGGGACGCTCCGGAACAGCATCATCGACGAGGCGTGA
- a CDS encoding chorismate mutase has protein sequence MHEPSTSPADLAMSRAALDALDEALLDLVARRRAIVEAIFGLKRRHGLPLIDPEREHALLVARRALAEQRGVPCDLAERLFLVILEGSHAQAREPEATPSSGS, from the coding sequence ATGCACGAGCCCTCGACTTCTCCCGCCGACCTCGCGATGTCGCGAGCGGCCCTCGACGCCCTCGATGAGGCGCTGCTCGACCTCGTTGCCAGGCGCCGAGCGATCGTCGAGGCGATCTTCGGCCTGAAGCGTCGTCACGGCTTGCCCCTGATCGATCCCGAGCGAGAGCACGCCCTGCTCGTCGCGCGCCGCGCCCTCGCGGAGCAGCGTGGCGTGCCTTGCGATCTTGCCGAGCGCCTCTTCCTGGTGATCCTGGAGGGGAGCCATGCTCAGGCACGCGAGCCGGAGGCCACCCCATCGTCAGGCTCGTGA
- a CDS encoding Spy/CpxP family protein refolding chaperone, which produces MNARGFRSLASVAVLSLASFVAACGSEPNAELENTQAEEQDLGVDEQAAKGSEETAKGPGRGEGRGPKGHFGKGGPGAMFGEVLRELELSDAQREAVKEVMGELRGGAEGKQPRALFAKLAAGVRAGSIDEAALQAELKGSEGEGRREAFVAAVQKLHQTLTPEQRKQLVAKISERAGKHEGRFEGKFDGKRGAMKGGKGRAHAMHGEKGGVERLLHGVTLREGQREQIETALASAGLDAAKFWGEKPDFEAMITARKALLDSFASDGFDAKAALPALGEGKGGPGAHLERMVASLKVVTPLLDDAQRAALADRLERGPMGMKGKRGAHRFEGPGRGGEQRRFEGPPRGGERPAMERARRDGEQRRFEGPRRGAGARGGAPEGLRDGARGER; this is translated from the coding sequence ATGAACGCACGTGGTTTTCGGTCGCTCGCGTCGGTTGCCGTCCTGAGCCTTGCGTCGTTCGTCGCCGCTTGTGGAAGCGAGCCCAATGCTGAGCTGGAGAACACGCAGGCGGAGGAGCAGGACCTCGGCGTCGATGAGCAGGCCGCGAAGGGCAGTGAGGAGACGGCGAAGGGACCGGGACGGGGTGAGGGTCGTGGGCCGAAGGGGCACTTCGGAAAAGGTGGCCCAGGGGCGATGTTCGGTGAGGTGCTGCGGGAGCTGGAGCTGTCCGATGCGCAGCGCGAGGCGGTGAAGGAGGTGATGGGTGAGCTGCGCGGTGGGGCCGAGGGCAAGCAGCCCAGGGCGCTGTTCGCGAAGCTGGCGGCGGGTGTGAGGGCCGGGTCGATCGACGAGGCAGCGCTCCAGGCCGAGCTGAAGGGGTCGGAGGGGGAGGGGCGGCGAGAGGCCTTCGTGGCGGCGGTGCAGAAGCTGCACCAGACCCTCACGCCGGAGCAGCGGAAGCAGCTCGTGGCGAAGATCAGTGAGCGGGCCGGGAAGCACGAGGGGCGCTTCGAAGGGAAGTTCGACGGGAAGCGCGGAGCGATGAAGGGAGGCAAGGGGCGGGCGCACGCGATGCACGGCGAGAAGGGTGGCGTGGAGCGGCTGCTGCACGGGGTGACGCTGCGCGAGGGGCAGCGGGAGCAGATCGAGACGGCGCTCGCGTCCGCAGGGCTGGACGCCGCGAAGTTCTGGGGTGAGAAGCCGGACTTCGAGGCGATGATCACCGCGAGGAAGGCCCTGCTCGATTCGTTCGCGTCCGATGGGTTCGACGCGAAGGCGGCGCTGCCCGCGCTCGGCGAGGGCAAAGGGGGCCCTGGGGCGCACCTGGAGCGGATGGTGGCCTCGCTGAAGGTGGTGACGCCGCTCCTCGATGACGCGCAGCGGGCTGCGCTGGCGGATCGGTTGGAGCGGGGTCCGATGGGCATGAAGGGCAAGCGAGGGGCGCATCGGTTCGAGGGGCCGGGGCGCGGTGGAGAGCAGCGGCGCTTCGAGGGGCCCCCGCGCGGTGGGGAGCGGCCTGCGATGGAGCGGGCGCGGCGTGATGGGGAGCAGCGGCGCTTCGAGGGGCCGCGGCGAGGTGCGGGTGCGCGCGGGGGTGCGCCCGAGGGGCTGCGCGACGGCGCCCGCGGGGAGCGGTGA
- a CDS encoding RNA polymerase sigma factor gives MSVDLRLLAARVTRGDEQAFRQVVDHTRAPLYRLAARLLGNLADAEDVLQEAYVNAYRGLREGRYDGRAKLETYLHRIVVNASTDLLRKRRESPKEVVREPRFDGSVPAEARVALRELDELLKRLAPPERAALVLVAMEGMSAREAGEVLGCSEGAVEQRLVRARTALREHGKEEVRHG, from the coding sequence GTGAGCGTCGATCTGCGGCTCCTCGCAGCGCGCGTGACCCGGGGCGACGAGCAGGCCTTCCGGCAGGTCGTCGACCACACGCGCGCTCCCCTGTACCGCCTCGCAGCTCGGCTGCTGGGGAACCTGGCGGACGCGGAGGACGTGCTCCAAGAGGCTTACGTGAACGCCTACCGCGGTCTGCGCGAGGGCCGCTACGACGGCCGGGCGAAGCTCGAGACGTACCTGCACCGGATCGTGGTGAACGCTTCGACGGATCTGCTGCGCAAGCGGCGGGAGTCGCCGAAGGAGGTGGTGCGGGAGCCGCGGTTCGACGGGAGCGTGCCGGCCGAGGCGCGGGTGGCGCTGCGGGAGCTGGATGAGCTGTTGAAGAGGCTCGCGCCGCCGGAGCGGGCGGCGCTGGTGCTGGTGGCGATGGAGGGGATGTCGGCCAGGGAGGCCGGCGAGGTGCTGGGGTGCTCGGAGGGGGCGGTCGAGCAGCGGCTGGTGCGCGCGCGAACGGCTCTGCGGGAGCACGGCAAGGAGGAGGTCCGCCATGGCTGA
- a CDS encoding alpha/beta hydrolase translates to MSRTTLELSGGGRIGFARYGRPGRRKLLLHHGLLGNAELPPEWEQRAAVSEVDLVAVERPGYGLSTPAPLSSVAGWVDHVTPLLQHLGWDTFDVAGISAGAPYAYALAAKLPERVRAVWILSGVPFLGAAGVLERYPEASQHAYAFYREGPEDGVRAQMEGFLSMLPEEVQAHPILGRAVEEVKAHAFSGPTREARLQILPWGFGPEDVRQKVTLWHAREDDMVPFPAIELSAGFLPASELILQVEPEHIPSDTTETQLFERLRA, encoded by the coding sequence ATGAGCCGGACGACCCTCGAGCTATCCGGCGGCGGACGCATCGGCTTTGCGCGCTACGGACGACCGGGGCGCCGCAAGCTCCTCCTGCACCACGGCTTGCTGGGTAATGCGGAACTTCCGCCGGAGTGGGAACAGCGGGCCGCAGTGTCGGAGGTGGACCTCGTGGCGGTGGAGCGGCCCGGCTACGGTCTGTCGACGCCCGCCCCCCTCTCGTCCGTGGCGGGGTGGGTCGACCACGTGACGCCCCTCTTGCAGCACCTGGGCTGGGACACGTTCGACGTGGCCGGGATCTCCGCGGGAGCACCGTACGCCTATGCGCTGGCGGCGAAGCTTCCAGAGCGCGTGCGCGCCGTGTGGATCCTGAGTGGAGTGCCCTTCCTCGGCGCTGCGGGCGTGCTGGAGCGTTACCCCGAGGCCTCTCAGCACGCATACGCCTTCTACCGCGAGGGCCCCGAGGACGGCGTGCGCGCGCAGATGGAAGGCTTCCTGAGCATGTTGCCCGAGGAAGTACAGGCCCACCCGATCCTCGGTCGCGCCGTCGAGGAGGTGAAGGCCCATGCCTTCAGCGGACCCACCCGCGAGGCCCGCTTGCAGATTCTTCCCTGGGGTTTCGGTCCTGAAGACGTGCGCCAGAAGGTGACCTTGTGGCACGCTCGGGAGGACGACATGGTGCCGTTCCCCGCCATCGAGCTGAGCGCCGGGTTCCTGCCCGCCTCGGAGCTGATCCTCCAGGTCGAGCCGGAGCACATCCCGAGCGACACCACCGAGACCCAGCTCTTCGAGCGCCTGCGGGCCTGA
- a CDS encoding diacylglycerol/lipid kinase family protein, with the protein MQISVMVNLRARRGSERIARACQAEIPSAQVHMSRSMGDLQRFTAALGDAPPELIVSAGGDGTALALINTWRASAGTVELPGAAALGLLPLGTGNGWANAVGAPSWRKALATLGDLVRRPASALPRRRFDLVEVEGLVGPFAGTGWDAELIDDFNAQKTGPGILPARYRKGLAGYLQGLFLRTIPRNLSRRALAEVEITNTGEDALTVDEAGRVVPLPGGEHGKVLYRGPASVCGAGTASEWGFGFRAFPFAGVMPRRLHLRIYSGTAAEATLRMSALWRGEHPLPKMHNWLVTSCHAVFSRPVPFQVGGDRLGMREAVDYGLAGGHVDLLDWTALRAH; encoded by the coding sequence GTGCAGATCTCGGTCATGGTGAACCTCCGAGCGCGTCGCGGCAGCGAGCGCATTGCGCGCGCGTGCCAGGCGGAGATCCCTTCGGCACAGGTCCACATGTCGCGCTCGATGGGCGATCTGCAGCGGTTCACGGCCGCGCTCGGTGACGCCCCGCCGGAGTTGATCGTGTCTGCCGGCGGGGACGGCACGGCCCTGGCGTTGATCAACACGTGGCGGGCCTCGGCCGGGACGGTGGAGCTCCCTGGCGCTGCCGCCCTGGGTCTCCTGCCCCTCGGCACGGGGAACGGCTGGGCGAACGCCGTGGGCGCGCCGAGCTGGCGCAAGGCCCTCGCGACGCTCGGGGACCTGGTGCGGCGACCCGCAAGCGCGCTACCTCGCCGTCGCTTCGACCTGGTCGAGGTCGAGGGCCTCGTCGGGCCGTTCGCGGGGACCGGCTGGGACGCGGAGCTGATCGACGACTTCAACGCGCAGAAGACCGGCCCGGGCATCTTGCCCGCGCGCTACCGAAAGGGCCTGGCGGGCTACCTGCAGGGGCTGTTCTTGCGGACCATCCCCAGGAACCTCTCTCGCCGGGCGCTGGCCGAGGTGGAGATCACGAACACCGGGGAAGATGCGCTCACCGTGGACGAGGCCGGGCGCGTCGTTCCCCTGCCCGGTGGCGAGCACGGGAAGGTCCTCTACCGTGGTCCTGCGAGCGTGTGCGGCGCAGGGACCGCGTCGGAGTGGGGCTTCGGGTTCCGCGCCTTCCCGTTCGCTGGCGTGATGCCGCGTCGTCTCCACCTGCGCATCTACAGCGGCACCGCCGCGGAGGCGACGCTTCGCATGTCGGCGCTCTGGCGCGGCGAGCACCCTCTCCCGAAGATGCACAACTGGCTGGTGACGAGCTGTCACGCGGTGTTCTCGAGGCCCGTGCCTTTCCAGGTGGGCGGTGATCGCCTCGGGATGCGTGAGGCCGTCGACTACGGCCTCGCCGGCGGTCACGTCGATCTGCTGGACTGGACGGCGCTCCGCGCCCACTGA
- a CDS encoding S53 family peptidase has protein sequence MASYFPRFARLGASIFIRLGLSAALGAAALGCGGNSGLAVLEDGLPRPMDGVYFDFGAADKDDAIRVLIGFDIQDREGLVRTIDKMYDPADPTFRSYLTADEWAARHAPAQETVDRAVDWLEEQGFKVDRTASNRLIVQVSGTVDQFNKAFVTELRSFGRENHTGGAMIYSYGLIKGAALRVPSNIAETMLAVVSADEPADTTPLQNEGGDVITQPPPDDAASHTLSEIAGAYNLDPLHAAGHKGAGQKLAVFVGATFRFLDLQSFWTSMGVTRESPEVVNLGEDPSIRYLETTVDVEWAGGLAPEADLVVYQGADARNTSLVYAFNEMIARNEASVISNSFARREDAEPPAVREQYNLAAMQAAAMGITVVVASGNSAETDTPSSSPYVTAIGGTVLSLDENGARQSEVAWSRSGSGPSLSMPMPSWQRGVVAGAGGMRAVVDLALNASPEHPYIVYYISEWMKVGGTSLATPAFAGMITCLNSARAARGLPRVGLLNPILYLDPKVQGTFRDIVEGETPFFAAGAGWDYPTGWGSPDIAALADALP, from the coding sequence ATGGCCTCGTACTTCCCCCGCTTCGCTCGTCTCGGCGCCTCGATTTTCATCCGCCTCGGACTGTCGGCTGCGCTCGGTGCTGCCGCGCTCGGCTGTGGTGGCAACAGCGGACTGGCCGTGCTGGAGGATGGCCTGCCTCGGCCGATGGACGGCGTGTACTTCGACTTCGGCGCCGCCGACAAGGACGACGCCATCCGGGTCCTGATCGGGTTCGACATCCAGGATCGCGAGGGCCTCGTCCGCACCATCGACAAGATGTACGACCCGGCCGACCCGACGTTCCGCAGCTACCTCACCGCCGACGAGTGGGCCGCGCGGCACGCTCCTGCTCAGGAGACCGTCGACCGCGCCGTCGACTGGCTCGAAGAGCAGGGCTTCAAGGTCGATCGCACCGCCAGCAACCGACTGATCGTCCAGGTGAGCGGCACCGTCGATCAGTTCAACAAAGCCTTCGTGACGGAGCTGCGCTCCTTCGGCCGCGAGAACCACACCGGCGGCGCGATGATCTACTCCTACGGCCTGATCAAGGGGGCCGCCCTCCGGGTGCCGAGCAACATCGCCGAGACCATGCTCGCCGTGGTCTCCGCCGACGAACCGGCGGACACCACCCCGCTCCAGAACGAGGGCGGCGATGTGATCACTCAGCCTCCGCCCGACGACGCTGCCTCCCACACGCTTTCCGAGATCGCTGGTGCCTACAACCTCGATCCCTTGCACGCCGCAGGGCACAAAGGCGCAGGCCAGAAGCTCGCCGTGTTCGTCGGTGCGACCTTCCGCTTCCTCGACCTCCAGTCGTTCTGGACCTCCATGGGCGTGACCCGGGAGTCGCCGGAGGTGGTGAACCTCGGGGAAGACCCCTCGATCCGCTACCTGGAGACCACCGTCGACGTCGAGTGGGCCGGTGGCCTCGCGCCGGAGGCGGATCTCGTCGTGTACCAGGGCGCCGACGCCCGCAACACCTCGCTGGTCTACGCCTTCAACGAGATGATCGCTCGTAACGAAGCCTCGGTGATCTCCAACTCCTTCGCCCGCCGTGAAGACGCCGAGCCACCCGCGGTGCGCGAGCAGTACAACCTGGCCGCGATGCAGGCGGCCGCGATGGGCATCACCGTGGTCGTCGCCTCGGGCAACTCGGCCGAGACCGACACCCCCTCGTCCAGCCCTTACGTCACCGCGATCGGCGGCACCGTCCTTTCGCTCGACGAGAACGGAGCGCGGCAGAGCGAGGTAGCCTGGTCGCGTTCGGGCTCCGGTCCCTCGCTGTCGATGCCGATGCCCTCGTGGCAGCGGGGCGTCGTCGCCGGTGCGGGTGGCATGCGCGCGGTGGTCGACCTGGCGCTCAACGCCTCGCCCGAGCACCCGTACATCGTCTACTACATCTCCGAGTGGATGAAGGTCGGCGGCACCTCGCTGGCCACGCCCGCGTTCGCAGGGATGATCACCTGCCTGAACAGCGCCAGGGCCGCGCGCGGCCTGCCCCGGGTGGGTTTGCTCAACCCCATCCTCTACCTCGACCCGAAGGTGCAGGGGACGTTCCGCGACATCGTCGAAGGCGAGACGCCCTTCTTCGCTGCCGGCGCTGGTTGGGACTACCCCACCGGCTGGGGCTCCCCGGACATCGCCGCGCTCGCCGACGCGCTCCCCTGA
- a CDS encoding U32 family peptidase has translation MSTAPPSRRRPEVLAPAGDEAALDAAIRAGADAVYFGLQGFNARARAKNFDTDGLARTLARLHERGARGYVTLNTLVFDDELPSVEAAARACAAAGVDAVIVQDLGVARLVRAVAPDLPIHASTQMTCTDAGAVELARELGVERVILARELSLDDIARIRAQTDMDLEVFVHGALCIAYSGQCLTSEALGGRSANRGACAQACRLPYQMVVDGVLRDLGDRAYLLSPEDLEASALIPQLVDLGIASVKIEGRLKGPEYVAATTRLYRAAIEAAMSDPSSDDATRRGAPVQYPDAALRDVALQMYSRGSGPGFLAGIDHQRLVEGRACDHRGLLTGDCLGAARHRGRLHLRVRLARAVARGEGVLLEGGFGGEGEIGGRIWGVLRSGEDVERADAGDEVLLWLGPDVSLAGAREGRRVWKTSDPAREKAVLAEVDRAPHRLRVDVRVTGQLGELPRFEASTDTGLRATITGDAPLTEAHGGAPFADVLRDKLGRLGDTPFALGQVDLDLPSAAMLPPSSLNRARRALVEHLLAAARRAWTTTTRGVADLLDAARPADRAPPPAGLFVLCRSLAQAEAALDAGADGVYLDLLELTGTGPAVRALRTRGASFVGVAPPRIRKPGEEKIDRYLATLQPDAILVRGLGTLHDGTGAGIARIGDFSLNVTNRLSAAEVLSRDLAAFTPSFDLDATQLAALLDGPFAPFAEVVVHHPMPLFHMEHCVIAALLSEGKDHRDCGRPCERHQIALRDRTGMDHPVEADVGCRNTVFHAAAQSAAGVVQVAQQSGARRFRIELVREGREEVGRIVSTYRKLLKGTIGAAELRRTLRTEGGYGVVAGSLRVLQA, from the coding sequence ATGTCCACGGCCCCGCCCTCGCGCCGCCGCCCTGAAGTCCTCGCACCCGCAGGTGACGAGGCCGCGCTCGACGCTGCGATCCGCGCCGGAGCCGACGCCGTGTACTTCGGCCTCCAGGGCTTCAATGCCCGCGCTCGCGCGAAGAACTTCGACACCGACGGCCTCGCCCGCACCCTCGCTCGCCTCCACGAGCGCGGCGCCCGCGGCTACGTCACGCTGAACACGCTCGTCTTCGACGACGAGCTGCCTTCCGTCGAGGCCGCGGCCCGCGCCTGCGCCGCTGCCGGGGTCGACGCGGTGATCGTGCAGGACCTCGGCGTCGCCCGCCTCGTGCGCGCCGTCGCGCCCGACCTGCCCATCCACGCCTCGACCCAGATGACCTGCACCGACGCGGGCGCCGTGGAGCTGGCCCGAGAGCTGGGTGTGGAGCGCGTCATCCTCGCGCGTGAGCTGTCCCTCGACGACATCGCGCGCATCCGCGCCCAGACCGACATGGACCTCGAGGTCTTCGTCCACGGCGCGCTCTGCATCGCATACTCCGGTCAGTGCCTCACCAGCGAGGCCCTCGGCGGACGCAGCGCAAACCGCGGCGCGTGCGCCCAGGCTTGCCGCCTCCCGTACCAGATGGTCGTCGACGGCGTGCTCCGGGATCTCGGCGACCGCGCCTACCTGCTCTCGCCTGAAGACCTGGAGGCCAGCGCGCTGATCCCGCAGCTCGTCGACCTGGGCATCGCCTCCGTGAAGATCGAAGGCCGCCTCAAGGGCCCCGAGTACGTCGCCGCGACCACGCGGCTCTACCGCGCAGCGATCGAAGCGGCCATGTCCGACCCAAGCAGCGACGACGCCACGCGCCGTGGCGCTCCCGTCCAGTACCCCGACGCTGCCCTCCGCGACGTTGCGCTCCAGATGTACTCGCGCGGCTCGGGCCCTGGATTTCTCGCTGGCATCGACCACCAGCGCCTCGTCGAGGGCCGAGCCTGCGATCACCGAGGCCTGCTCACCGGCGACTGCCTCGGCGCCGCGCGTCACCGCGGGAGGCTCCACCTCCGCGTCCGCCTCGCGCGCGCCGTCGCCCGCGGGGAAGGTGTGCTCCTGGAGGGCGGCTTCGGTGGCGAGGGCGAGATCGGCGGACGCATCTGGGGCGTGCTCCGCAGCGGCGAGGACGTCGAGCGCGCCGACGCTGGCGACGAGGTGCTGCTCTGGCTGGGCCCCGACGTCTCGCTCGCAGGCGCCCGCGAAGGCCGCCGCGTCTGGAAGACCAGCGATCCTGCGCGCGAGAAGGCCGTGCTCGCCGAGGTCGACCGCGCCCCCCACCGCCTCCGCGTCGACGTCCGCGTGACCGGCCAGCTCGGTGAACTCCCACGGTTCGAGGCCAGCACCGACACCGGGCTCCGCGCGACGATCACCGGGGATGCGCCGCTCACCGAGGCGCACGGCGGCGCGCCTTTCGCCGACGTCCTGCGCGACAAGCTGGGCCGCCTGGGGGACACCCCCTTCGCGCTCGGCCAGGTCGACCTCGACCTCCCCTCGGCCGCCATGCTCCCGCCCTCTTCCCTCAACCGCGCCCGCCGCGCCCTCGTCGAGCACCTCCTCGCCGCGGCGCGCCGCGCCTGGACCACCACGACCCGAGGCGTTGCCGACCTGCTCGACGCCGCTCGCCCCGCGGATCGAGCCCCGCCTCCAGCCGGCCTCTTCGTCCTCTGCCGTAGCCTCGCGCAAGCCGAGGCCGCGCTCGACGCTGGCGCCGACGGCGTCTACCTCGACCTCCTGGAGCTGACCGGCACCGGCCCCGCCGTCCGTGCCCTGCGCACCCGAGGCGCCTCGTTCGTCGGCGTGGCGCCGCCACGCATCCGCAAGCCAGGTGAGGAGAAGATCGACCGCTACCTGGCCACCCTCCAGCCCGACGCGATCCTCGTGCGGGGCCTCGGCACCCTCCACGACGGTACGGGCGCTGGCATCGCCCGCATCGGCGACTTCTCCCTCAACGTCACCAACCGCCTCAGCGCCGCCGAGGTCCTCTCCCGCGACCTCGCCGCCTTCACCCCCTCCTTCGACCTCGACGCCACCCAGCTCGCCGCCCTCCTCGACGGCCCGTTCGCCCCCTTCGCCGAGGTGGTCGTCCACCACCCGATGCCGCTCTTCCACATGGAGCACTGCGTGATCGCCGCCCTGCTCTCCGAGGGCAAGGACCACCGCGACTGCGGCCGCCCTTGCGAGCGCCACCAGATCGCCCTCCGTGATCGCACCGGCATGGATCACCCCGTCGAGGCCGACGTGGGCTGCCGCAACACCGTCTTCCATGCTGCAGCGCAGAGCGCGGCGGGCGTGGTCCAGGTCGCCCAGCAGAGCGGCGCCCGTCGCTTCCGGATCGAGCTGGTCCGTGAGGGCCGCGAGGAAGTCGGCCGCATCGTCAGCACCTACCGCAAGCTCCTGAAGGGCACCATCGGCGCCGCGGAGCTGCGCCGCACCCTGCGCACCGAGGGCGGCTACGGCGTGGTGGCGGGGTCGCTGCGGGTGCTCCAGGCCTGA